A stretch of the Flavobacterium sp. 5 genome encodes the following:
- a CDS encoding 4-hydroxyproline epimerase, whose protein sequence is MARKTFFCVDAHTCGNPVRVVAGGGPNLIGANMSEKRQHFLNEYDWIRKGLMFEPRGHDMMSGSILFPPSNPENDFGILFIETSGCLPMCGHGTIGTITIAIEEGLITPKVAGRINMEAPAGLVKIEYKQVNKKVEWVKLTNVKSYLAAENLTIDCPELGEIVFDVAYGGNYYAIVDPQKNFSGVQDFTASKIVQYSQVVRKSINEKYPDLFIHPENDTIRDVSHMLWTGSPIDPTSSGRNAVFYGDKAIDRSPCGTGTSARIAQLHAKGLLKMGEEFIHESYIGSKFVGRIEEETSIGDIKAIVPSIQGWAKVYGYNTIIIDEEDDPYAHGFQVL, encoded by the coding sequence ATGGCTAGAAAAACTTTTTTTTGCGTAGATGCACATACTTGCGGAAATCCTGTTAGAGTTGTAGCTGGTGGTGGTCCAAATTTGATTGGAGCAAACATGAGCGAAAAAAGACAACATTTCTTAAACGAATACGATTGGATTCGCAAAGGATTGATGTTTGAACCTCGCGGACATGATATGATGAGCGGAAGTATTTTATTTCCGCCAAGTAATCCTGAAAATGATTTTGGTATTTTATTTATCGAAACATCAGGCTGTTTGCCAATGTGTGGTCACGGAACTATTGGTACGATCACCATTGCAATAGAAGAAGGATTAATTACTCCAAAAGTTGCCGGAAGAATAAACATGGAAGCTCCTGCAGGACTCGTAAAAATTGAATACAAGCAGGTTAATAAAAAAGTAGAGTGGGTTAAATTAACCAACGTAAAATCGTATTTAGCCGCTGAGAATTTAACGATTGATTGTCCAGAATTAGGTGAAATAGTTTTTGATGTTGCCTACGGAGGAAACTATTATGCAATTGTAGATCCACAGAAGAATTTCTCAGGAGTTCAGGATTTTACCGCAAGTAAAATTGTTCAGTACAGTCAGGTAGTTAGAAAAAGTATAAACGAAAAGTATCCTGATTTGTTCATTCATCCGGAAAACGATACGATTCGTGATGTAAGTCATATGTTATGGACTGGTTCTCCAATTGATCCAACGTCATCAGGTAGAAATGCCGTTTTTTATGGAGATAAAGCAATCGATAGATCTCCTTGTGGTACAGGAACTTCGGCAAGAATAGCACAATTACATGCAAAAGGATTGCTTAAAATGGGAGAAGAATTCATCCATGAAAGTTATATCGGAAGTAAGTTCGTTGGACGAATTGAAGAAGAAACATCAATCGGTGATATTAAAGCAATTGTACCGAGTATTCAAGGATGGGCAAAAGTGTATGGTTATAACACAATAATAATTGATGAGGAAGATGATCCATACGCTCATGGATTTCAGGTGTTGTAG
- a CDS encoding aldehyde dehydrogenase (NADP(+)), with amino-acid sequence MITGKNYIGSQLLASGDKIFKTFNPQLNVENPWQITEATADEIKLATAIANKAFLSFQKCTGKEKAQFLRTIADEILALGDSLLEVYCQESGLPRGRAEGERGRTIGQLNAFADLVADGSWVEATIDTAIPDRQPLPKVDIRKMMRPLGTVVVFGSSNFPFAYSTAGGDTASALASGCPVIVKSHPMHAGTSEMVASAVIKAAQKTNMPEGVFSNLNSSGIEVGVQLVQDPLVKAVGFTGSIKGGRALYDLAAQRPEPIPVFAEMGSINPVVILPEALKQNSSKWASACAGSVTLGAGQFCTNPGLILGVKNDDLNTFTDQLASEILKIDPICMLNPSIHKNYVTNNEALSSQNGVEVVAVYDGNDKPNFASQKILAVSGKEFLKNTVLHKEVFGPFSIVVQCENETELVAIINELEGQLTGTLLAEDNELGNFGEVVDALGNRVGRIIFNGMPTGVEVCPAMVHGGPYPSSSDSRFTAVGIDAIKRWVRPFSYQNWPNAQLPEALQDENPLGISRLVNNSKTNSAIS; translated from the coding sequence ATGATTACTGGAAAAAATTATATAGGAAGTCAGTTGTTGGCAAGTGGAGATAAAATATTCAAAACTTTTAATCCGCAACTCAATGTCGAAAATCCTTGGCAAATTACTGAGGCGACTGCTGATGAGATTAAATTGGCGACAGCTATAGCTAATAAAGCATTTTTATCTTTTCAGAAATGTACAGGTAAAGAAAAAGCACAGTTTTTAAGAACAATTGCTGATGAAATATTGGCTTTGGGCGATAGCTTGTTGGAGGTATATTGTCAGGAATCGGGTTTGCCAAGAGGAAGAGCCGAAGGAGAAAGAGGTAGAACTATTGGTCAACTTAATGCTTTTGCAGATTTAGTTGCAGATGGCTCTTGGGTAGAAGCTACAATTGATACCGCAATTCCAGACAGACAACCATTGCCTAAAGTTGATATTCGTAAAATGATGCGACCATTAGGAACTGTTGTTGTTTTTGGTTCCAGTAATTTCCCTTTTGCTTATTCTACAGCAGGTGGTGATACGGCTTCTGCATTAGCTTCGGGATGTCCGGTTATTGTAAAAAGTCACCCAATGCATGCTGGTACTAGCGAAATGGTTGCTTCGGCAGTTATAAAAGCAGCTCAAAAAACCAATATGCCAGAAGGAGTTTTTTCTAATTTGAATAGTAGTGGTATTGAAGTAGGAGTGCAATTAGTTCAAGATCCTTTGGTAAAAGCAGTAGGATTTACTGGAAGTATAAAAGGAGGTCGTGCATTGTATGACTTAGCCGCACAACGTCCTGAACCAATTCCGGTTTTTGCCGAAATGGGAAGTATAAATCCTGTTGTGATTTTACCGGAAGCATTAAAACAAAATTCAAGCAAGTGGGCGAGTGCCTGTGCTGGTTCTGTAACGCTTGGTGCAGGTCAGTTTTGTACGAATCCTGGATTGATACTTGGAGTTAAGAATGATGATTTGAATACATTTACGGATCAATTGGCCAGTGAGATTTTAAAAATTGATCCAATTTGTATGTTGAATCCATCCATTCATAAAAATTATGTGACAAATAATGAGGCATTGAGTTCTCAAAATGGAGTAGAAGTAGTTGCTGTTTATGATGGAAATGATAAGCCTAATTTCGCTTCGCAAAAAATATTAGCAGTATCTGGAAAAGAATTTTTGAAAAATACTGTTTTGCACAAAGAGGTTTTTGGACCTTTTTCAATTGTTGTTCAATGTGAAAATGAAACCGAGTTAGTTGCTATTATTAATGAATTAGAAGGGCAGTTAACAGGGACATTATTAGCAGAAGACAACGAATTAGGAAATTTTGGAGAGGTAGTTGATGCTTTAGGAAATCGAGTTGGAAGAATTATTTTTAACGGAATGCCTACTGGTGTTGAAGTTTGCCCTGCAATGGTACACGGCGGACCGTATCCATCTTCTTCCGACTCACGATTTACGGCAGTAGGAATTGATGCTATCAAACGTTGGGTTAGACCTTTTAGTTATCAAAACTGGCCTAATGCTCAGTTGCCTGAAGCGCTTCAAGATGAAAATCCTCTCGGAATTTCTCGATTAGTAAATAATAGTAAAACTAATTCCGCAATTTCATAA
- a CDS encoding dihydrodipicolinate synthase family protein, translating into MNIQWKGVMPAVTTNFTADDKLDFKMFEKNLDAQLDAGIEGVILGGTLGEASTLLEEEKQELILETVRIVDGKVPVIMNIAEQTTRGAIEAAKVAELNGAKGLMMLPPMRYKATDYETVQYFTEVAKSTSLPIMIYNNPVDYKIEVTLDMFEELLKLDNIQAVKESTRDISNVTRIINRFGSRLKVMTGVDTLGLESLLMGADGWVGGLVDAFPAETVAIYKLAKAGRIQEALTIYRWFLPLLELDINAQLVQNIKLAEVGAGLGSEYVRAPRIPLMGAERERVLDIINSSLKTRPTLPDYKSL; encoded by the coding sequence ATGAATATTCAATGGAAAGGGGTAATGCCAGCTGTTACCACAAATTTTACAGCTGATGATAAATTAGATTTTAAAATGTTTGAGAAAAATCTAGATGCTCAATTAGATGCTGGTATAGAAGGAGTTATACTTGGTGGTACCTTAGGGGAAGCAAGTACACTTTTAGAAGAAGAAAAGCAAGAGCTGATTTTAGAAACAGTACGTATTGTTGACGGAAAAGTTCCTGTTATCATGAACATTGCTGAACAAACAACTCGTGGTGCTATTGAGGCTGCTAAGGTGGCAGAACTTAATGGTGCAAAAGGTCTAATGATGTTACCTCCAATGCGTTATAAAGCAACAGATTATGAAACTGTTCAGTATTTTACTGAAGTTGCTAAAAGTACTTCTTTGCCAATCATGATTTATAATAACCCAGTGGATTATAAAATCGAAGTTACTTTGGATATGTTTGAAGAACTTTTAAAATTAGATAATATTCAAGCGGTAAAAGAGTCAACAAGAGATATTTCTAATGTAACCAGAATCATTAATAGATTTGGTAGCAGATTGAAAGTTATGACCGGAGTTGATACTTTAGGATTAGAAAGTCTTTTGATGGGTGCTGATGGATGGGTTGGTGGATTAGTAGATGCTTTTCCAGCAGAAACTGTTGCTATCTATAAATTAGCTAAAGCAGGAAGAATTCAAGAAGCATTAACTATCTACCGTTGGTTTTTACCTTTATTAGAATTGGATATTAATGCTCAATTAGTTCAAAACATTAAGTTAGCTGAAGTTGGAGCAGGATTAGGAAGTGAATACGTACGTGCACCTAGAATTCCATTGATGGGAGCAGAAAGAGAAAGAGTTTTGGATATCATTAATAGTTCATTAAAAACTAGACCAACACTTCCAGACTATAAAAGTCTATAA
- a CDS encoding AraC family transcriptional regulator, translating into MKVFPFKIPKSSEEAFIYQEDREYIFYDKYHQHEEIQISYIKKGEGTVLVGDMISEYKEGDILIVGSNLPHVFKSDISESKKKSVMLTIFFTKNSFGKNFFNLPELHSIEPFFEAIKNGIRIRNAKPSIIKKFEKFKDADKYDRFILFLYLLKAFCHAEKTPLSNYVFNKPFTDAEGKRMQMVFDFVMNNYQKNVTLDEVAQIATMTKNAFCKYFKTRTNKTFFQFLIEIRIEHAAKLLVKNKELSVIEISEMSGFNNISNFNRKFKEIKKKTPFEFKNSLSDS; encoded by the coding sequence ATGAAAGTTTTTCCATTTAAAATACCAAAGTCAAGTGAAGAAGCATTTATTTATCAGGAAGACCGTGAATATATTTTTTATGATAAATACCATCAACATGAGGAAATTCAGATTAGTTATATAAAAAAAGGAGAAGGTACTGTTTTAGTCGGTGATATGATTTCGGAATATAAAGAAGGAGATATACTTATAGTAGGAAGCAATTTGCCGCACGTTTTTAAAAGTGATATATCCGAAAGCAAAAAGAAATCTGTAATGCTTACCATTTTTTTTACAAAAAATTCATTTGGAAAAAACTTTTTCAACTTACCTGAATTGCACAGTATAGAGCCTTTTTTTGAAGCAATTAAAAATGGAATACGAATAAGAAATGCAAAGCCTTCCATAATAAAGAAGTTCGAAAAATTTAAAGACGCCGATAAATATGACCGCTTTATACTTTTCTTATACCTACTAAAAGCTTTTTGTCACGCAGAAAAAACACCTCTGTCTAATTATGTCTTTAATAAACCTTTTACAGATGCAGAAGGAAAAAGAATGCAAATGGTTTTTGATTTTGTGATGAATAACTACCAAAAAAATGTCACCTTAGATGAAGTTGCTCAAATTGCAACTATGACCAAAAATGCTTTTTGCAAATATTTTAAAACACGTACTAACAAAACTTTCTTTCAATTTTTAATCGAAATAAGAATTGAGCATGCCGCAAAACTACTTGTAAAAAACAAAGAACTATCTGTTATTGAAATATCCGAAATGAGCGGATTTAATAACATTTCCAATTTCAATAGAAAATTCAAGGAAATAAAAAAGAAAACACCATTTGAATTTAAAAACTCACTTTCTGATTCCTAA